A region of Dictyostelium discoideum AX4 chromosome 1 chromosome, whole genome shotgun sequence DNA encodes the following proteins:
- the sgmA gene encoding hypothetical protein, whose product MKSIPIILLVLIGLLLASVYSHDILITEKGQKSLDKLDKAAATTLQHGENIQLSCDVCQIGASLLEDFIKKNASLTEIIKGLSDLCIASKEEQPEVCTGILNNYVPIIVDVLIQSDFTPSQLCGYFKICSATGSSESSSISNSFDNEYRQESFNKPTMKVNKKPQYKDLSNQEPLVKKFKGNDSIGYILQISDVHFDPDYKVGSNPNCGRPLCCRDGVGSAGPIGHYLCDIPFSTVELIFQHLATLTDQLDFIVWTGDNPPHNVWEQSQAQQELATATLAQVIQKTFPNTPVLPSLGNHEAYPADQYVLPNSQWLLDSIYTYWAPWLDADALELVKERGYYTSLIKPGLRVMSLNTLENDMINFYNLLPTYLKGPNNQSDWMINTLEQAQSNGEKVLIIGHIPCTVKSASTDGWCAMYEQVVGQFSDVIIGQLYGHTHYDQFSVFSDVATHTIPTGMNYIVPSLTTYQNHEPGYRIYQFDYSTNQIVNYYQYHANITEANETGALNFQLTYSAKELYNMDDLSPTSWTKVANQMKTNSTMFNSYFENLSSSPIKESCDQACQTKWICQIFGITSSEFDKCYGV is encoded by the exons ATGAAATCCAtaccaataattttattagtattgattggattattattagcaTCTGTATATTCCCATGACATTTTAATTACAGAAAAAGGACAAAAATCATTAGATAAATTAGATAaagcagcagcaacaactTTACAACATGGTGAAAACATTCAATTAAGCTGTGATGTTTGTCAAATTGGTGCATCATTATTAGaagatttcattaaaaagaaTGCTTCATTAACAGAAATAATTAAAGGTTTATCTGACCTTTGTATTGCCTCAAAAGAAGAACAACCAGAAGTT tGTACaggtattttaaataattatgtACCAATTATAGTTGATGTACTTATTCAATCAGATTTTACACCATCACAATTATGTGGATATTTTAAGATTTGTTCAGCAACAGGATCAtcagaatcatcatcaatttcaaattcatttgataatgaatatAGACaagaatcatttaataaaccaaCAATGAAAGTTAATAAGAAACCACAATAtaaagatttatcaaatCAAGAACCATTggtaaaaaaatttaaaggtAATGATAGTATTGGttatattttacaaatttctGATGTACATTTCGATCCAGATTATAAAGTTGGTTCAAATCCAAATTGTGGTAGACCATTATGTTGTAGAGATGGTGTAGGTTCAGCAGGTCCAATAGGTCATTACCTTTGCGATATCCCATTTAGTACTGTTGAATTGATTTTCCAACATTTGGCAACATTGACTGATCAATTGGATTTCATAGTTTGGACAGGTGATAATCCACCACACAATGTATGGGAACAATCACAAGCTCAACAAGAGTTGGCCACCGCAACATTGGCACAGGTCATTCAAAAGACTTTCCCAAATACACCAGTTTTACCATCGTTGGGTAATCATGAAGCTTACCCAGCCGATCAATACGTTTTACCAAATTCACAATGGTTATTGGACTCGATTTACACCTATTGGGCACCATGGTTAGATGCCGATGCTTTGGAGTTGGTTAAAGAGCGTGGTTATTATACATCGTTGATTAAGCCAGGTCTTCGTGTTATGTCATTGAATACTTTGGAGAATGATATGATCAATTTCTATAATCTCCTCCCAACCTATTTAAAAGGCCCAAATAATCAATCGGATTGGATGATCAATACATTGGAACAAGCTCAATCCAATGGTGAAAAGGTTTTAATCATTGGTCATATTCCATGCACTGTTAAAAGTGCTTCAACCGATGGTTGGTGTGCAATGTATGAACAAGTGGTAGGTCAATTCTCTGATGTTATCATTGGTCAATTGTATGGCCATACTCATTACGATCAATTTTCAGTATTCTCCGATGTTGCAACTCATACAATTCCAACCGGTATGAATTATATCGTTCCATCATTAACAACCTATCAAAATCATGAACCTGGTTATCGTATTTATCAATTTGATTATTCAACTAATCAAATTGTAAACTACTATCAATATCATGCAAACATTACTGAAGCAAATGAAACTGGTGCCTTAAATTTCCAATTGACTTATAGTGCTAAAGAACTCTATAATATGGATGATCTTTCACCTACCTCTTGGACAAAAGTTGCCAATCAAATGAAAACTAATTCAACAATGTTTAATAGTTATTTCGAAAATCTTAGTAGTTCACCAATTAAAGAATCTTGTGATCAAGCTTGTCAAACTAAATGGATTTGTCAAATCTTTGGTATCACTTCTTCTGAATTCGATAAATGTTAtggtgtttaa